One region of Clostridia bacterium genomic DNA includes:
- the tuf gene encoding elongation factor Tu (EF-Tu; promotes GTP-dependent binding of aminoacyl-tRNA to the A-site of ribosomes during protein biosynthesis; when the tRNA anticodon matches the mRNA codon, GTP hydrolysis results; the inactive EF-Tu-GDP leaves the ribosome and release of GDP is promoted by elongation factor Ts; many prokaryotes have two copies of the gene encoding EF-Tu), which yields NGYRPQFYFRTTDVTGTIALPEGVEMCMPGDNIKMTIELITPIAIEEGLRFAIREGGHTVGAGVVSAIIE from the coding sequence TTAATGGTTATCGTCCCCAGTTCTATTTCCGGACAACTGATGTAACAGGAACTATTGCTTTACCTGAAGGTGTGGAAATGTGTATGCCTGGTGACAATATTAAGATGACTATTGAATTAATTACACCCATAGCTATTGAAGAAGGTTTAAGGTTTGCTATTCGTGAGGGTGGACACACGGTTGGTGCTGGTGTGGTAAGTGCTATTATTGAATAA